The genome window TTCTTCCATCCACCGTGTCTTAACCCCTCCGACTTGGAtcacttttttttcccgccctcttcctccttctttccccGTACTCCCGTCCGTCCTCACCATTTTAGTTCCATCTCATCGCCACGCGGTCGCATTTCTCAACGAGGCATCTTCCACGGGAGTTTAACGAGCTGGATTTCCCCGCATTATTAACTGCCCGTCTCCTTCGTCGATCCGCTGTGGGCGTTGCGGACGGCGCGCGGCTTTTTCTCCCGCTGGTCTGATTAGTCCTCGTGCTATTTTGGGATCACAGTCACAGCCTCGGGGGTCCTGCGAAAGCACGAGGGCGGTGACGAAGGACTCGATTTCATCGCCTACCCCAGAGTTACTCGTTCGAATATCAGACCCTACAGACCTCCCGCCAACTTATACATCTCGAACACTCTCGACATCATGGTCACAGGCAAGTCGCAGCCTGGCACTGAGCCGATCCACCCGCTCCGACCCTCTGCGAACCATGATGGAATCGCGACCTCTCCACCATCAAAGCGAGACCTGGCGTCTTGGTGGAGGCAGTTTAAACGTAACACGAGAAAAGAGGATGTCAAAGGTACGTTACTTGGACGAGGAAAGCCCTTGTCTGTTGGAGGCGCTGGTTTCTGAGTTGCCTGGGATGGGCGGCCACGGTTGCCAACCAGCGCTCCTGGCCTACGCAACACCTATCCTGCAGTTCATCGAACCTGACAGCTAGCTCTGTATTTATTGTGCTTGCTACATCCATTCTGCCTGCAATTGCTATGTGCCTATCCCGAAAGCTGCTCTGCTTGATGCTTGGATCCTTTCCGAGACCTGTTCCTTGCGTGAGGCTAATCCGCCTTGTCTTACAACAGAAAAACCTCAGGGTATATTCGGTGTTCCCCTCAACGTCAGCATCAAATATGCGAATGTCGCCATCTCCCTCACGAACGATAACGGCGAAAGTTTCATCTACGGTTATGTGCCCATCGTGGTCGCCAAGTGTGGTGTCTTTCTGAAGGAAAAAGGTACGAACAAACAACCTTCTTCGCTCAGGCGATCGGCCTACTGATTGCAATTCTACTTCTCAGCGACGGATGTCGAAGGCATTTTCCGTTTGAATGGATCTGCGAAACGTATCAAGGACCTGCAGGAGATCTTTGATTCGCCGGAGCGATATGGAAAAGGACTGGATTGGACCGGATACACGGTGCACGATGCTGCAAATGTCCTGCGTCGCTACCTTAACCAACTTCCGGAGCCGATCGTCCCTTTGGACTTTTATGAGCGGTTTCGCGAGCCGCTACGCGCGTACCAGAGGCAGGTCCAGGAGAATGGATCCACAGCTGATTCAGATGCTTTTGATCACGCAAAAGCTGTCGCGGCCTATCAGCAATTAATTAGGGAACTTCCCCCACTGAATAAACAGCTGCTTCTCTacatccttgatctcctcgccgTCTTCGCATCCAAGTCTGACCAGAATCGAATGACTTCGGCTAATCTCTCCGCAATTTTTCAACCTGGGCTACTGTCCCACCCACAGCACGATATGTCGCCAGATGAGTACAAACTGAGTCAGGATGTTTTGATTTTCCTGATTGAAAACCAGGACCACTTCCTTTTCGGAATGAATGGTACTGCCGCAGATGAACAGACCctgaaggaggtcgagggcGGTACTACTCGCCGGACAACGACGAACTCCAATATCAGACGCTCAGTATCCAGCGCGAGCGGTGGAGCGGATAGCTTCCGCAAGTACGAGAATTTGCGTCGGAACGTCTCCGTGTCCTCGAAGCATTCGCGTCATTCGAACAACTCTCCTGGGCCGGTGACACCAACCTCCTTGAGTGGTGTTGGAGTCCATCGAAGCAACACCTTGCCATCTAAAATGTCACCAATATCTTCCGCGAGGTATGGCAGGGTTCAGGAATCGACCAGTGTTCAACCCTCTGGGCTTAACCCTTCTGTCCAGAACTCCCGGTCATCCAGCCGCGCCCCGACTCCGCGGGAGGAAACTAGCCAAACGACGCCGGCGCCTCCGTCAGGATCCAACGCCGAGTCTGGCACTGCATACATTCACTCGTCCACCCATGGCCCAATGCCAAAAGTCGCCGAAGATCGTGCGCCCGTCGCCGAGAAGCCGATCGCCGAGAAGCCGGTCATTCAAGACCCTCTACCAACCCTGGTGTCCTCCCCTCCGCCGCCGGTCGAAACGCCAACCAAAGAGCGAAAGTTGTCCAGTTTCTTCACCAAGTCCCCTCCGCAGAACGGTGAGCCGAAGGAACCCCGTCAGCCAAATCgcctgaagaagaagcggattTCAGGAAGTGCCAGCGAAAGTGCTCACAGTTCTTCCCTGTCACTACAGGCAGCCCCAGGTGAATCTGTTGTGAGCGTCGTCCCCTCGGCTACACGGGCAAACGAAGCAGATGGTGAAGCCGGAGGGGCAACCCCAAGACCTCCTAACACGACAAATTCCGGAGATGATGCCACCATCATTGTCGCTGAGGAGAAGACAGCGGTTCAGAATGACTTGCACAATGCAGACAATTCGCTGAGACCGCATGGTTCGCGCACCCCCTCCATGAACTCTCGCTCCTCATTCACAGATCATTCGGATCTCGATCAAACAGACGAGAAAGCGGACCGTCGGGAGCACCGACGGAGTTGGAGGTTCCATCGATCGTCTAAACGCAGCAACGAACAAATCGGGCTCGGCCTTGCATCGCCACCCCTTTCCGCATCAAATCCCAGTGCTGAGCGCAGCACCACCTCAGTTGCTAGTTGGCACCAATCCAGCAAAAGCTCGCCATCGGATTTGCAGCAGTTCGCCAGCGAATCATCCCAGCAACCTTTGAGCCTGGACGCTGAGATAAGCAATAGCGCAGCTCCAAAGGAAAGCATAGAGCCCGAGAAGCGGAGCCTCTTTGGAAAATTCAAAGCCAAGGTTGCACAGGTTCGGGATGGCGTGAGAGACCCGGAACGAGACCGTACCAGGAGCCCGGCGCAACCGGATTCTGAGAGACCTCATTCCAACCATACCATGTCCCCTGCTGGCAAGGACAGAATCAGCAGTGGACCTGCGCCAATTGAGGTGCCAAAGGAGAGCAGAGAAGAACAAACGCGCTCTCCAGTATCCCCAATCATGTCCAGCTCCGGCCTGCCCCCGGCGATCCCGGAGGAACCTCGCACTCCGGAGAGTCCTATCATGTCGCGTACCGATCCGGACTTGGATAAGGAAGCATCAGCCGCTGTCCCTGCAGATCCTAGCAACCCATCGCACACTGAAGCTCTCCCTGCCGCGCAGCCTGAACAGAACAAAGAACCTCTCCTAAATTAGATGCCGTCGTTAGGCTCTGCAGGCTATTACTCCGAGCGCCCCGGAACAATGTGCGGGGCGAGCCACTGCTCGCCCCATGTCACCTTTTGAATTGTAACGCAGCCAGATGCTTTTTTCCAGAACTTTTCAGTCCTTTGATATGCTCGGAAGTGTGCCGGTATTCAATTCTTTTTGTGTATTTTTCTTTATGTGTGTCGAACTTCTAGCTACAAGTTCGCTTGCTCGTCTTGACTCTACACCCTCTTTTTGTTTTGCTGGCTATGATGTTCAGGTGCCTTTCTAGAGCAGCGGTGTTGAAGCCTTTTGTTGTCTGTTTGTTCTCGAGGCCAACCCAATGAGTGGGACTGTATATCGCGTCTACTATTCGGTGGGAGTGACCCATTCATACCCCAGATTCCCTTTGTCACGCCGTTTCATGCGTCACGATTTACGTTTTCCCGTACTTCTTTTCGTCCTCGCTACGGGGTAGTTGGCTTTGCTTCTGGTGTTACCTGTCAGTCGTGTGGGTATAGGACGGAAAAACAAAAGACATAGAGCACTTTTCAACGCTTGATCGCTTCCTGTTAGCATTAGATAGTCAGTAGTGCCATCTGCGCCCACGAATGAGGACGATGTAGAGGTCATTATCAAGAGTATTCAAGTCACTGAGCTGTGCCTGAAAATGAAGGCGGCATATGGACACCTAACAATTCAGGCAACCGCGCCATAGCTCATGGGCGAGCCAATCAGGAGTCAGGGGATCTGGCCCTGCCGCCGAACTCTCCGAAATAATTCAGTATCGACTCCAACTAGCTCAAGTTTTAAATCTCACTCGTTCTCTACATCGTCCTCACACACTCCTTCGAATACTCCACAAGGGCGCTCCTGCGCCCATCAGTCCTGTCATCATGACTTCAGCTTCACCCTCCCCCCTCCGCGCAGCCAATGCCGCATCCTCCGCACCAGTCCCCCCTCCAGCCATGAAACCCTCCGCTCCGCCCGTGAATATCCTCCCAACGCAACTCGCTCGCACATACTCGTTCGTGCATCCCGCCGCGCTGCTGGCCATCTTGGCTACACGGTTCCAGGCGCTGGTCGCTGACCCCGTGGCGGAAATGCTGAATACACTCCCCTTCTTGGCACTCCTGCAGGTGACATACGTGATGGTGTGTCTGCCGCCCGCGGGGTCGGTGCTgccctcgccgccggccTCTCCGGTAAGCGACGGCgacgagaaggaaaaggagaaggagaaagagaaagagaaagagaaagagaagaggaagctccCGCTTCGAGCGGGGAAGCTCCCccggaagaagaaccagACGCATGCGGCCGGTTTGTCCGCGAAGTTGACGGTACGCACCCCTTTGTCTTCCTCATTGTCATCACAGTTCATTCAATGCTGATGCTAACGTGGTTGTGGTGGACAGCCtgccctcctctccctgaTCCTCACTTTCCTCCTCGCGACCCCcgtcctctccctcctcctcgttcTCTTCGGCGCCCCCCTGACAACTCACAATGCCGAGACGGTCCTCTGCGCCGCGCACATGGCGCTCCTGGCTTCGACGGCGCTGATCTACGTGCATGGTGTTGACGGCGCTGTGTGGCGCGAGGTATGGGCGTTTGCGCGCCCGGCTGATGCCGTCTGGGGCGGTGCGCTGGGAACGGCTCTCGGGGCGTGGTTTGGGGCTGTGCCGATTCCATTGGATTGGTGAGTATCTTCCCCCTCTGATGCTGGATTGGGGTTGTGggcgctggtgctggtgcttATGCTGATGTCGATTATGGGTAGGGATCGTCCATGGCAGGCTTTTCCGATTACTATCCTGACGGGTGCGTATTTCGGTTTTGCGGTGGGGTCTGTGGTTTGTCGGTCGTCATGGCTGTTTGGGAAATGGCTTGAGTTTACGCCGGAGCAGGATGATCGGGATAAGAAGACGGAGTGAACGGGGTAGGACTCGGACTGCGATGGGTTGAGGCTTGGCTTTTATCGCCGGTAGTCGGTTTTCATGTTTCTTGTAGATAGTACGTAGTGATAGTGCTGATTCCTGCCTCTCTTGTCTTACGTGTTTGGAGTTTATATTTCACTCCCGGAGCCTGTATATGTCCTTCAATCTATGGGTATCTATATGAGGAAGAAATTATAGACCAAGTGAACGGTGGTATCATAGTACAGACTTCATCAGAGCTGTAAATAAATCAAGAGGGTCATGACGGGCCTCACAACGGCCAGAGCGATCAAGAGCACTTGTTCAACAATTTGGATCAGtcatgaaagaaagagatttGAGATAGCTGCAACTTAGTAAACCAGGACGCCAAGGAAGGGTATCAATGGCGAATCgagaagaatgaaagagGTGAAAGGATTGATGAATGTTTCTCAAGAGATCCATCGCCTCCGCCGCGCTGAACCTGAAGATAAAACAAAATGAGATTTCTACATTGTAACCTCGGAAGCCCCGGAAAGAAATTGGCAGCTTGGGGATGTCATATCATACGAGCAACCTCAATGCGCCGGTTACACTGCCACTTCGGCCGCCCGAACACGTCATCCCTGGAAGAGCCCCCAGGGCTCTCCACATCGGATTCACTCTCGTACGGCGAGCTGATCTTTTCCGAGCAGGTCGCGGAGTCCGTTGGACAGCGAGCCAATGCTTTCCTCATACGATCAAGCTCCTGAGACTCTCGGCTGCGGATGGGGTACATAGTGCCCACGGATATCGAGTTGTTAGCGAGCCGTTGCAGTTTCTCGATGTCTTCTTTGAGGCTGGTAACCTGAGTTTCCAGATTTCTTCGCGCGGTCTGCTCCCTTCTCAGGAGCATGACCAGTGCACTGTACTGCTCGACTGAGATCCCGCCGAAGTCGCTTAACGAGGTCGAGGATGGTGTCTGTAGAGGTCGCGATCGCTGCAGACTGCTAGGTCGTATTGTAGCGGTGCTGATTGGCCGACCGTCCGGCGTGAATTCATCGCTCCTCAGCTCCCCGGTCCCGGCAGGCTGAAGATGAGCTGATGACTTGTTGCGGACATGTCCCCTGCTCTTAGTCGGGGTGGAGACTTTATTTTCTCTCGGGGCTTCTGCCGGCAAAGTCTCAGCGCGGACATTCTGCATTCGAGCAATGGCGAACTCGAGGTCGATTAACTTGACCTCTAGTGTTGTGAGTCTCTGCTCGAGAGAGATGTCTTCGCTATGCTGCATGCAGTTCACGAGATCTCCAATGTTCGGCACTATGCTGTCAAGttcctcctgcttctgcgGCCCTTCAGCCGGGCGCTCGCTGGGAGTTTTGGATGTACTAGCAACTGTTGTTCTTGTAGGAGGCCGGTCGGACGTTTCGCTGTCTGAAGTCATATCAAAAGCTGATGAATTGACGTAGGTTGTCTCAGTGCTGCGTCGTCTCCACTGGATGGGGGACATTTTGTGATCTCGTGCCATCGCGCGAAGCGCATCAGCACTTCGTGACCGCCTCTTTACTCGAAGGTCCTCACGGCGTAGCAGGTCCGTCTGGTCACTATTCGCGTGAGAGCTCCTGTCCCGGCTCCATCTTGCGTTATCCGTATTAAAAACTGTCTCCATCGCATTTCGGCCGTCTTCGGACATGATCAAGCTGGGTAATGTAGCTCGCCGGCGACAAGAAAATGCCGGTGCAAGAGAATGAGAGCTAGCTTGGGGCATGCGCGAACCACCTTCTTCCCGTCGCAGAGGGCTGCTCGACTTTGGCGTCTGTGACTTTGGACTCTGGAGTTCTAAGAAGGAAACCTCGGTCATATCCTTGTTTGACCGCGGCGTTTGCGAGTATGGGGTGGGAGAATCCGAGACAACACCGTCAAGGTCATCAGTATCACTCCGCCTTTTGCGGGTGAAGATCTTTCGCATGACCGTCTTCAGAGTGCTTCCTGTTCGCCGATGCGTAATGGGCCCTCTTGTCAATGCGTCTTGGGCGTGCAGGGGCGCTGCTCCTTGGGAATTTCCACGCAATGCGCTCGCCAAAATAGGAGACCTCGAACCGCGTAGAGGTCCATGGGGGCTCACTACCATCTGCTGGGATGTCACCTGTGGCAGTGCGGTGCCCTCATATGAGTCCTGTGCTAGAGTGGAGTGACGGCGAAGCTGCATGGAGCTCCTTTCCGTACTGAAGCTGGAGcctgccatcttcatctaATTCGCTCGTGTATAATATTTCCAGCCAAAGCGCAACTGAGATCGGCCGCTGTAGGGATATGATAAACGAAATGCTTTGTTATTAAATCCGGGTATTCAGAGGGTTTCTGTGAAACTGGACTGTGCCAAGCAGACGAGTATAGATTAAAGTTTATTCGAAGAGAGTGTGCGAGAAGATATCGACTGAGAGCATATGGGGTATCTCGAATATTGGCAGTCAATAGGTCGAAACAAGGAGAGTGTGCCTGGAAGCAAGAGAGGCAGTTAGCAAAGCGTTCCGCATAACACGATCAAAGCCTAGTGCAGAGAGCCGGAGGAGGGGTTTTATCAAGATTGATTCTTACGTTAGAGTTGTATCAAGGATGTGTAAGCAGTTGGTTTGATATCTTAAGAGGCCATGTTCGGTCCACAACGAGAGACAAGAAATGCAGATGAAATGATGACAATCTTCCATGAATCGAAGATCGCAATAAGGGAGAGGTGACCAGAAGATCAAAAGAGCGACAACGAAGCTACTGGGATGGTAGGCGACCGTGGTTGAGATGACCTTGTCAGACGTCGATATCTCCACACAATCCGAAGGACAACCGGGGGGTAGCTGTGCATGGGTTCAGATAGCATCGGAACAATATAGCCTAACTGAGATAATCGTGGACAACGGAATGCAACGATAGACACGACGCTTATTCTGGATGCATGACCGATGCCTTTGACCTAAATCGGGACCAAGAACAcgggctgctgctgcagactGGAGTCAGGCTGAGCTCATGAGAGGGGGATGTCCGACAGGGGTTCAACCATAGAAGTGTCAGAGCATCAGACACACATTTCTGAGGTGAGCAGAATAATGGCCAGACCAGAATTGTGAGACCGATACGTTGTTCAATGAAGAAACTAAGCAGGTAGCAAAGAAGGCGGGTTGTATGGAGACACGGAGTCAAGGCTCAAACTACTCCTTCCTGtgacagcatcatcatcggacaCTCTCCACTGAGGACTATCTAAAGAGAACAGCGGGTTGGAAAGACTATTCGGGCCTTGTTGACCAAGTGGGCCAACAAAATGAACGGATGTTTGGACGGCGGCTGCTAGTGCCGCGTCGGTGCGTTCAAGGCCGTTTCAGTTCTGTCAGGGGGTGGGAAATCGCTTGAATCTCAACCCCGGTCAAAGTTGAGGATCGTAGCCTTCTGGATTATTCTTCCTCGTGGTCTGTGCAGCAAATCATCTCTGTGCAAGATAGATAAATGTTGTCAGTGAAGGTATCTATCATGCTTGTAGTGGAAGCTTACTGGGGCCAAATACTTGGTCATCAAATGAGCCACAAAGTCAACGAGAACCTGTAACGACAAGATGGCGTACT of Aspergillus fumigatus Af293 chromosome 2, whole genome shotgun sequence contains these proteins:
- the gpi11 gene encoding PIG-F family protein; amino-acid sequence: MTSASPSPLRAANAASSAPVPPPAMKPSAPPVNILPTQLARTYSFVHPAALLAILATRFQALVADPVAEMLNTLPFLALLQVTYVMVCLPPAGSVLPSPPASPVSDGDEKEKEKEKEKEKEKEKRKLPLRAGKLPRKKNQTHAAGLSAKLTPALLSLILTFLLATPVLSLLLVLFGAPLTTHNAETVLCAAHMALLASTALIYVHGVDGAVWREVWAFARPADAVWGGALGTALGAWFGAVPIPLDWDRPWQAFPITILTGAYFGFAVGSVVCRSSWLFGKWLEFTPEQDDRDKKTE